Proteins encoded by one window of Cylindrospermum stagnale PCC 7417:
- a CDS encoding Cas10/Cmr2 second palm domain-containing protein, producing the protein MNQYTAITFAPVQGFIEKSRKLRDLYGASLILSYLSQQLVKEFHKPPELEVISPASHNLQKGMPNRILIKGEVSKGDAEIILTSAWKKILQVCRTWVEKKLPDYQYHWEREWTLWGCHTWEIFQGRGDTIQAAMDDLETRKLSRAWTAVNWIGESSSLTGTDAIAFPGLGAETRNPKNMNYRSENDSIKGFYTQLARKLDNCPPDKQPEGKYIAPNEKLSIPELVKRLITLPEIADLISQAIPNNQPLEKLKRFQEIERKPNKNVPGQWTGWFMGDGDKVGDYLKKLADENDSDIRIETFSQGMRNWGKQFEQNFPEDLGRVVYAGGDDFLGIIYSKNPAEPIQPLTAYQWLMAINDKWQEHKQSITVSVGFVWVAGSVPQRDVLQHCREAEKVAKSLGRNRVTIRVVFNSGQYVQWTCPWDYLHILTQYRDREKQSNWSHVYQDLAHLESRRTFKIENAKEAYIVQKSAIEFFEVYFPGEGQKLLEDKNYKLAQYLVGFNENDDEIDRAKATIDWMTDLIKVGWHLCSNT; encoded by the coding sequence ATGAATCAGTATACTGCTATCACCTTTGCACCAGTTCAAGGATTTATTGAGAAATCCCGCAAACTCCGCGATTTGTATGGTGCATCTTTGATTCTCTCTTACCTAAGTCAGCAGTTAGTAAAAGAGTTTCATAAACCACCAGAACTAGAAGTAATTTCTCCAGCAAGTCATAATTTGCAGAAAGGGATGCCTAATCGGATTCTGATTAAAGGAGAAGTTAGTAAAGGTGATGCAGAGATAATCCTCACCTCTGCTTGGAAGAAAATTTTACAAGTATGTCGGACTTGGGTTGAGAAAAAATTACCTGATTATCAATACCACTGGGAACGGGAGTGGACGCTTTGGGGTTGTCACACCTGGGAAATATTTCAAGGAAGAGGTGACACTATCCAAGCAGCGATGGATGATTTGGAGACTCGGAAATTATCCCGTGCTTGGACTGCGGTTAACTGGATTGGTGAGAGTTCTAGCTTGACGGGTACAGATGCGATCGCATTTCCGGGACTAGGTGCAGAAACTCGTAATCCTAAAAATATGAACTATCGTTCAGAGAATGATAGCATTAAAGGCTTTTATACACAACTTGCCAGAAAATTAGATAATTGTCCACCTGACAAACAACCAGAAGGTAAATATATTGCACCTAACGAAAAGCTGAGTATTCCTGAATTGGTAAAACGTCTAATTACCTTACCAGAAATAGCAGATTTAATCAGCCAAGCAATACCTAATAATCAACCATTAGAAAAACTCAAACGATTTCAAGAAATTGAACGCAAACCCAATAAAAATGTACCTGGACAATGGACAGGTTGGTTTATGGGAGATGGTGACAAAGTTGGAGATTATTTAAAAAAATTAGCAGATGAAAATGATAGTGATATAAGAATTGAAACATTTAGTCAAGGAATGCGAAATTGGGGAAAACAATTTGAGCAAAATTTTCCTGAAGACCTAGGTAGAGTAGTTTATGCAGGTGGTGATGATTTTTTAGGCATAATTTATAGTAAAAATCCTGCTGAACCGATTCAACCATTAACAGCATATCAATGGTTAATGGCAATAAATGATAAATGGCAAGAACATAAACAGAGTATTACTGTAAGTGTTGGCTTTGTTTGGGTTGCTGGTAGTGTACCCCAGCGAGACGTTTTACAACATTGTCGAGAAGCGGAAAAAGTAGCTAAATCTTTAGGACGCAACCGAGTCACAATTAGAGTAGTTTTTAATAGTGGTCAATATGTGCAATGGACTTGTCCCTGGGATTATTTGCATATTTTAACGCAGTATCGAGATAGAGAAAAACAATCTAACTGGAGTCATGTTTATCAAGACTTAGCACATTTAGAATCTCGACGAACATTTAAAATTGAGAATGCCAAAGAAGCTTATATTGTCCAAAAATCAGCAATTGAATTTTTTGAGGTTTACTTTCCAGGAGAAGGACAGAAATTACTAGAAGATAAAAATTATAAATTAGCGCAATATCTTGTTGGATTTAACGAAAATGATGACGAAATAGATAGAGCAAAAGCCACAATTGATTGGATGACAGATTTAATTAAAGTAGGCTGGCATTTATGTTCAAATACCTAA
- a CDS encoding type III-B CRISPR module-associated Cmr3 family protein, whose amino-acid sequence MFKYLISINPLGFMYGSAGAFLSPENLVGRSGAKFPPEASTLSGLIFSISKTTGQFTQTELRDNLYVTGPFWAKSNTKQNFYIPIPWHKIISKKGIGEWQIENGEWQLEKDIEKPEPDYRWQTIDSWKTSSKGLKASKSIADSPWKFVSFLHPKIQQSERCVEKSDGLFLENSVQIPDDVCLIYLSTYPIDNGWYRFGGENHIVEISCDKLNQKTVDILNQPIAKSFALITPGIWGSNRISYRQPQHDNFPETMQMLTDKPVPYRYRSQGTLGRGRYAVPAGSVYVLKEPIDKPWWEWDEAWFPKEGYSLKKVGCGLCLPVEIKGVA is encoded by the coding sequence ATGTTCAAATACCTAATTAGTATTAATCCGTTAGGATTTATGTATGGAAGTGCTGGGGCATTTCTCTCACCAGAAAACCTAGTTGGACGTTCCGGTGCTAAATTTCCTCCTGAAGCTTCCACACTATCAGGTTTAATATTTAGCATCAGCAAAACGACCGGACAATTTACTCAAACAGAATTGAGAGATAATCTCTATGTTACAGGCCCATTTTGGGCAAAATCCAATACCAAACAAAACTTTTATATTCCCATTCCCTGGCATAAAATCATCTCTAAAAAAGGCATAGGAGAATGGCAAATAGAAAATGGTGAATGGCAATTAGAAAAGGATATAGAAAAACCAGAACCTGATTATCGTTGGCAAACTATAGACTCTTGGAAAACATCATCAAAAGGACTCAAAGCAAGTAAATCAATTGCTGACAGTCCTTGGAAGTTCGTTTCTTTTCTCCATCCTAAAATTCAACAATCAGAACGTTGTGTAGAAAAATCTGACGGACTATTTCTAGAAAACTCTGTGCAGATTCCCGACGATGTTTGTTTAATTTATTTATCAACTTATCCCATTGATAACGGTTGGTATCGGTTCGGTGGTGAAAATCACATTGTCGAAATCTCCTGTGACAAACTGAATCAAAAAACAGTAGATATTTTAAATCAACCCATCGCTAAAAGTTTCGCTTTAATCACACCAGGAATTTGGGGTTCTAACCGTATATCTTACCGTCAACCTCAACATGATAATTTTCCTGAAACTATGCAAATGTTAACTGATAAACCAGTTCCCTATCGTTATCGTTCCCAAGGGACATTAGGAAGAGGACGTTATGCAGTTCCTGCTGGGAGTGTTTACGTTCTCAAAGAACCCATAGATAAACCTTGGTGGGAATGGGATGAAGCATGGTTTCCCAAAGAAGGTTATAGCCTTAAAAAAGTTGGGTGTGGTTTGTGTTTACCAGTAGAAATTAAAGGAGTCGCATAA
- the cmr4 gene encoding type III-B CRISPR module RAMP protein Cmr4 has translation MYKKAYGIIETLAPLHVGATAGQESGNLNLIFRDQFTQTGIIPGSSIRGRLRSEMRLLENGETETNYWYGNEAGAEESNNNESIVKFEYASIIWIPVFCPGQPIVWVTCPRLLQRYQRIAGDTVQVQVDGQTKFLKEVEIPDAYTGSKNLRTKSLPGGTKTLFFNLGFVTIKKTVDLSPWFPAKKEQPAIIVDDSDIGMIHDMALYRQSRVRLKADQKVVDGGGFFNTEALPEGTILVFPIAIRNDKSGKNWQPFNGSQSTDIYLGGLESIGLGHCELTLNGL, from the coding sequence ATGTACAAAAAAGCTTATGGCATAATTGAAACTTTAGCACCACTTCATGTAGGTGCAACAGCCGGACAAGAAAGCGGTAATTTAAACCTAATTTTCCGCGACCAATTTACCCAAACTGGCATCATTCCCGGTAGTTCTATTCGTGGTCGTCTGCGGTCAGAAATGCGTCTGCTAGAAAATGGAGAAACAGAAACAAACTATTGGTATGGTAACGAAGCAGGTGCAGAAGAATCAAATAACAACGAATCTATCGTTAAATTTGAGTATGCTTCTATTATTTGGATTCCTGTTTTTTGTCCAGGACAACCAATAGTTTGGGTAACCTGTCCTCGTTTACTGCAACGTTATCAAAGAATTGCTGGTGATACAGTTCAAGTACAAGTAGATGGTCAAACTAAATTTCTCAAAGAGGTAGAAATTCCTGATGCTTATACTGGTTCAAAAAACTTGAGAACAAAATCATTACCAGGTGGGACAAAAACCTTATTCTTTAACTTAGGTTTTGTAACTATCAAGAAAACAGTAGACTTATCCCCTTGGTTTCCCGCTAAAAAAGAGCAACCTGCAATCATAGTAGATGATAGTGATATCGGCATGATTCACGATATGGCTTTATATCGTCAAAGTCGTGTGCGATTAAAAGCAGACCAAAAAGTAGTAGATGGTGGTGGTTTCTTTAATACCGAAGCTTTACCAGAAGGAACAATTTTAGTATTTCCGATTGCTATCAGAAATGATAAATCTGGCAAAAATTGGCAACCTTTCAATGGTAGTCAAAGCACAGATATTTATCTTGGTGGTCTAGAATCTATCGGTTTGGGTCATTGTGAATTAACTTTAAATGGATTGTAA